The Ptiloglossa arizonensis isolate GNS036 chromosome 9, iyPtiAriz1_principal, whole genome shotgun sequence nucleotide sequence TCTTCCAAGACTTAGTATACCATTCTATAGAATTCTCAAAATTTCCTCTTGTCAGTTCTAATCGTcccttgaaaaataaaaaccatACACCATTCGGATAAAGACTTAATTCTTCTTGCAAAACTTTTTCACACCAGCCTAAATCGCCATCTGTGTGACTTAGAACAAAAGATACTATCAAATTGTAAGATAAAAGAATCATTGCACACAAAACATGCCTCAACCCTCTTCTTTCTCTATATCCTGCTTCTAACTCTGACAGACCATGGTCCTGTTGATAAaaccaatattattttattacataatAAGCTTTTATACAAACTGTTTTGcactaaaaattattttagtacCTTATCACCAGAAAATCCAATAAATTCTAACAATTTGATAATTTTTGCCGGTAATAGTGAAATCATCTAAAATATATACCAAGAAGTAGTTATCAGACCGTAATATTTAAATCATTTCatagaacaaaaataatttgtacgTACTAAATTAAATGCTCCGATTCCTGTACGAACACCGCTTTCAAAATGTACTTTGTGAACAACATTTTCCCACTTACGactatttaaaattgttaaacattccctgaaaaaaaataatatctatagaaccatatataaatattcgatgaaaaattagaaTGGATAATTCGCGGTATGATTTGTTTACTTATACGACAGAAAGCAGGTACGAATTTTCAATCCAGCCTTGACAAAGCTGACCAGTGTCTCGTCTTCCACAAATGTGAGCATCGATTTTAAAAGGAGTGACTCAGCATAACAGAGTTCCGCATGCACTTCCTCTGCAATATTAAGTCTCCATCATTCCTTCATGCTTTATGCTTGACTAATACCATTGATGCAAGATGTTGTTATAAAGTGGGAGTAATTAGATAATTGGCTACTAACACTATAGAAACGTAAAAACATAACAAATAAGCTtgtataaagaaatattttctattaaatttattgATAGTAATTTTATTGATAAATTATAAGTAAAAAATAGAACGAATAGTTTCAAGCAGGAATTAATTGCTGAGCATTGGAATGTTACATATTTCTCAAGAAACTTCATTTAACTGATCGTGCTGCTTATGCCAAAAGCAAAACATAGCTTAGTTAGACATGCTGCATCATGTTTATAcacttatatatgtatatatatatatatatatacataccaaTAGTATAAGTATCATAATTAGTCTTTTTGACCATTTTGCCAATATTTTGCGTTAGTGTCACATGTTTACGTTGTTTTAGGCATACGCTCATGCATTGTTTTACAGCTGCAGCTGCTTTTTCAATGTGCTTCTATAATACACATTACAATACATTATTAAAAGACATATTTcccaaatattacaatttatcaTGATTTCATACTTGTTCAAATGTAAGAATGGCTTCAAGGAATGCAAACACACTTGTTCCTAAAGAGTGGTACATGCTACTGCTTGCCCATGGTGCCATAATTTTTCGTGCTTCCTCAAAATCATTGTTAAAAAAACAATGTATCGCTTTTTTTGCCTCCATAATTGCTGTATCCAAATCCATGGAAGTAGGTCTGCAAACAAAGTACAAGTAATTTAACATATAGACAAATACATATGCATATACAcgaatatatgttatacttacTCTGGTATGGATTCCTGAGCATCTTGAAACTAAAATATGGATACAATCAAAATTTAATCAAATCATTGATGGTTAGTATTAATGGCAAATATTTATACCTTTCATATTATATGTGTATACCTACCTCATCTTCTTCAATGTCTGACATTTTGAATCAATGTTTAAAATATGCTTAAAATAGATAACAATGTATCATTCTCCTGTGAGTTGATATTTCATAGTATACGTGCAACATACAACAATAAAATAGTT carries:
- the LOC143151394 gene encoding tetratricopeptide repeat protein 39B isoform X1, which translates into the protein MSDIEEDEFQDAQESIPEPTSMDLDTAIMEAKKAIHCFFNNDFEEARKIMAPWASSSMYHSLGTSVFAFLEAILTFEQKHIEKAAAAVKQCMSVCLKQRKHVTLTQNIGKMVKKTNYDTYTIEEVHAELCYAESLLLKSMLTFVEDETLVSFVKAGLKIRTCFLSYKECLTILNSRKWENVVHKVHFESGVRTGIGAFNLMISLLPAKIIKLLEFIGFSGDKDHGLSELEAGYRERRGLRHVLCAMILLSYNLIVSFVLSHTDGDLGWCEKVLQEELSLYPNGVWFLFFKGRLELTRGNFENSIEWYTKSWKSQDLWPQFHHLCFWELMWAHCSLQQWNRAATFASTLADESNWSRTIYLYQKAAILIMQKPASKSEEKQLIDSLMMQAPTFKQRIAGKSLPMEKFAIKKTERYFAQKKNLVLPVFELMYVWNLFRIVGKRQDLILNMFKMIEEAEKEIKKIKTEFHTDNEALLLLLKGACLRQMKHPLLAEDCLTRVLRLDKSIREDTYILPYATVELALLAQDQGNNQLAIGFLEDAKKNFTGYPLESRLHFRIHSDLMKLTGKKAEDIVA
- the LOC143151394 gene encoding tetratricopeptide repeat protein 39B isoform X2: MFQDAQESIPEPTSMDLDTAIMEAKKAIHCFFNNDFEEARKIMAPWASSSMYHSLGTSVFAFLEAILTFEQKHIEKAAAAVKQCMSVCLKQRKHVTLTQNIGKMVKKTNYDTYTIEEVHAELCYAESLLLKSMLTFVEDETLVSFVKAGLKIRTCFLSYKECLTILNSRKWENVVHKVHFESGVRTGIGAFNLMISLLPAKIIKLLEFIGFSGDKDHGLSELEAGYRERRGLRHVLCAMILLSYNLIVSFVLSHTDGDLGWCEKVLQEELSLYPNGVWFLFFKGRLELTRGNFENSIEWYTKSWKSQDLWPQFHHLCFWELMWAHCSLQQWNRAATFASTLADESNWSRTIYLYQKAAILIMQKPASKSEEKQLIDSLMMQAPTFKQRIAGKSLPMEKFAIKKTERYFAQKKNLVLPVFELMYVWNLFRIVGKRQDLILNMFKMIEEAEKEIKKIKTEFHTDNEALLLLLKGACLRQMKHPLLAEDCLTRVLRLDKSIREDTYILPYATVELALLAQDQGNNQLAIGFLEDAKKNFTGYPLESRLHFRIHSDLMKLTGKKAEDIVA